The region ttgtcCATAAAACAATTTTTTGCCCAAGCATTTAAATACAGGCTTAATAATATTCTTCTGAAGATCAGGAGAAACAAATTCAGTCAAGCTTGTGTAAACTTGTCGGgttttcagtttataacatctaaTATAGATGTTCTTTTATGGTGCAGACCTGCATCACTTGATAAGTATGAAGCAAATATTATAGGCAATTGGCACAGATGTTAAGCTGACCTTCAGCACATTGAAAGCTGACTGGATGAGACCAGGGTCTGCACCTCTCCACATGACTTGATTTCCCATGAGAACGTGCCATGCCAGCTGTCGGAAATCACTGGCACCCAGGACCTTTCATTAATCAGATAAAGCACagtgcattttatatattttaagacaaAATCTGATGTTTGTAACAGAGTTAATAGTTATTTACCTGTCTTAAATGTCTCAGTGATTTGAACTTTGGCCCAAGAAGGTCCTCTTGTCTTGTGTCATCAAATTGAAAATCTTTAGCCTGCACACTCTCTGATTGGCTGGGCTGTGGGTTAGACCCGCCCCCTTCAGCACCTTCCCAGCCACTCATCTCTTCCTCTTGCTCTGTGAGAGAATTATTCATAATGTTGCTGAGAAACATTTTAATgctgaaatatacagtataaccTCCAATTATTGCTAatcattttttataattctgaTTATAAAAGATGAACAAAGTTGAAAAATCACTGGAGAGTTGTTTGTATGTCAGtgtcaaaagcagatcgtggggAAAGGAAAATGTGGGTCAGATACCcagtttaacatttgaaaaatcaATTTGTTAGCAGACACACTAATTAAAATATTGCTGCGGAATCAATAGTAtctcatgacacacacacacacaaaaaaatcagttttatctTGTTGCAGAAAAAAGATGCAGAATATCTATTTTCTGCAATATCTGGCTGTTTGCAGAAAATAACATCACAATTTTTTACACAAcgaaatttaaatgtttaatgtttaaatgtttttatacagtattttactCAATCCATTCATTTTACCAGTTTGTCTTTCTATGAGAACGAGTGTGTCTTCTGTGGGCGCCCCTTCTAACAGCTTCTCTGTCAGCCGACTGCCACAAGCTTTCAGCAACCTAAAATAAAGAAGTATTTAGGAAGTAATAAAGTCATAGGAAgtgtaatgattttaaaaacGCAGACAGgcctatactgtatgtgtgtttgcgcTAGTGTTTGCCAAGAAATTCTCACTATTACTTTTGCTCCAACGAGTCACAACTACGAAATAATGTTTGCAATTTTGAGACACACAGTTTGTAACTGTAAGATATAAATCTCAATTCTAAGAAATAGtcacagtttaataaataaagcTGCAGTTGAGAGATGTAAAGTCACAATTGCGAGAATATTAGTTACAAAGTCATAATATGagttataaagttattttaatgagAGACAGAGATGCAGTTATGAGAAAATAAAGTCACCACCACTGTGAGATATAAGCCTTCATTGTGGGATATAAAGTTTTGCAATTGTGAAATAAAGTCACAGTATAAATGATAAAATCACAAGTCACAATgatgagaaataaagtcacaattatgacaaATAAGGTCACAACTGTGAGATAATTTGCAGTTATTAGAAATAAAGTcacactgtgagatataaattcaccATATGGGTAATAAAGTCTTAAATGACCAGAatgcctttttatttttcatgtgttAAACATACCAGCTGAATGAGGAGTGCAGACTAGCCCACAGGTTGGGGTGTTGGGTTAGGGATGTGAGAGAGCGGGCTGCATTGCCGCTGCGCTGGTGAGGGAACACTGCCGGAGAGAAGGCGCTGTTCATACGCACAGCCCTCTGAGgacacacacactgctcactGTCAAACACCTGCAAGGCAACAAACAGGGCAAACGTTGTATTTTCAACGCTACAAGGTACTCATCACCCTGAGAGGTACTCTGCCAATCTCGGTCCTAAAGTGGTGCTGCAGTACCTTGAGTGCAGTGTTCTGTAGACTCTGAATGGTTAGCCGCAGGTGGCGCAGCAGGAATGGCCAGGAGTTGATGAGGTAGATCCTGTCCATGGCTACCACCACAATGCTGTACCAGCGCTGGAAGCCCCGTGCCAGGCTGTCTTTGATGAAAAACGTATGAGAGAAAACAAATCCATGCTGTTCATCTCCAAAGAAGATGGGACCCTCTCGTCCAGGACAAACCTGCAAGAGCAGATAATATACAAGTATCACACAGATGCATATTATTTGAATGAAGTTTAGCTTAATTAATTGATGCGAACATACCTCGCAGCTCAGGCTGCGCACACATGCTTGTCGCACGACACTGAAGAGCTGTTGCTGGCGTGGGTGCTGGTGGCTCAGATAGCGGATTCCCGTCTCACTGTCCACACTCACAAAGCCTGGGTGAGACGCAGGCAGGGAGCGACAGCCCTGGAGAGAGAGAGCCAGGTATTAGATGAGACATTatagaaaataacttttttcggATTTTGGATTTAAAAGTAAGTTTGGGATATGACAAGATTGACTTTTTCACTTACTTCACACATGTCAGCTCTCTGTGTGGCCGAGCTGTTGGCTCTCATGGTGAGCCCTTCGCCCTCTCTGTCCGCCTCTCGGTCCCTGTCCCCAGGAATGGCTGGACCAGGCTGCGGAGGAGACGGGGACGGAGGGTGGACGGCCTCTGTACAGAATAGTGTCCGAGGGCCATGGAGTTCACAGAAGTGGCAAAGGGCAACTAAAGCGTTCATCTGGAGGGAATTAAAAGGTCATATGAGGAGATGCGATATTAtcacacattttttacatttcaaaagaatAAGAGTGAGTTTAAGAAACAGTTTATAAATGAGAACAGGCACTCATTGTTAAACAAACTTAAGGGAGATCAGAGTTGACTCTGGCAGTAATTAATACTCGTATACACTGTTAACTAGTCTTTTTTTTCAGACTGGAGGAAAGAAAACTTCAAAAATACACACTAAGTGTTTATTAtgtattacacatttttattacactttaattatatatgtacatttcaattacaatacatttatacACCATCTTCTGCAAGTGAGTTTTTTCTAA is a window of Carassius auratus strain Wakin chromosome 16, ASM336829v1, whole genome shotgun sequence DNA encoding:
- the flcn gene encoding folliculin isoform X2 — protein: MNALVALCHFCELHGPRTLFCTEAVHPPSPSPPQPGPAIPGDRDREADREGEGLTMRANSSATQRADMCEGCRSLPASHPGFVSVDSETGIRYLSHQHPRQQQLFSVVRQACVRSLSCEVCPGREGPIFFGDEQHGFVFSHTFFIKDSLARGFQRWYSIVVVAMDRIYLINSWPFLLRHLRLTIQSLQNTALKVFDSEQCVCPQRAVRMNSAFSPAVFPHQRSGNAARSLTSLTQHPNLWASLHSSFSWLLKACGSRLTEKLLEGAPTEDTLVLIERQTEQEEEMSGWEGAEGGGSNPQPSQSESVQAKDFQFDDTRQEDLLGPKFKSLRHLRQVLGASDFRQLAWHVLMGNQVMWRGADPGLIQSAFNVLKALLPVGCVRAIPYSPHYEEAYRCNFLGLSPDVPIPAHVSSSEFSVLVDVLNVERGCVNHVSDDDILSLYQFNISSANTQATDKGPTLLNKMEVALSNENLSVEVVSLCLLCLKEEWMNKVKVLFKFSKVDGRGKEDTQKVLALLGATGPGEEDNVRLLKFWMTGLSKLYKSHLMTAVRVGERTLSQ
- the flcn gene encoding folliculin isoform X1, giving the protein MNALVALCHFCELHGPRTLFCTEAVHPPSPSPPQPGPAIPGDRDREADREGEGLTMRANSSATQRADMCEGCRSLPASHPGFVSVDSETGIRYLSHQHPRQQQLFSVVRQACVRSLSCEVCSHQLIKLNFIQIICICVILVYYLLLQVCPGREGPIFFGDEQHGFVFSHTFFIKDSLARGFQRWYSIVVVAMDRIYLINSWPFLLRHLRLTIQSLQNTALKVFDSEQCVCPQRAVRMNSAFSPAVFPHQRSGNAARSLTSLTQHPNLWASLHSSFSWLLKACGSRLTEKLLEGAPTEDTLVLIERQTEQEEEMSGWEGAEGGGSNPQPSQSESVQAKDFQFDDTRQEDLLGPKFKSLRHLRQVLGASDFRQLAWHVLMGNQVMWRGADPGLIQSAFNVLKALLPVGCVRAIPYSPHYEEAYRCNFLGLSPDVPIPAHVSSSEFSVLVDVLNVERGCVNHVSDDDILSLYQFNISSANTQATDKGPTLLNKMEVALSNENLSVEVVSLCLLCLKEEWMNKVKVLFKFSKVDGRGKEDTQKVLALLGATGPGEEDNVRLLKFWMTGLSKLYKSHLMTAVRVGERTLSQ